A genomic window from Myotis daubentonii chromosome 4, mMyoDau2.1, whole genome shotgun sequence includes:
- the PTX4 gene encoding pentraxin-4, with amino-acid sequence MGCPGRTTLSFLLIFVPVYLHGALLQEAGPTGQRKPFFERLRRLEEQFRRFQEVTLTHLQAIASNYNLSYNIDARFQSLAQESQALALAVNQSQATVQGDLGHLKTWIRKTQRRSRKVDSRLLALGVALRERSQQLTQERREQAAQREALSSLTLDMRALQDTLARLTHVVQSQGARLEALKEWLPVACPGTTPPARPALPSQSSPKLQEGRQALRTSPEPPDLPRDFAGHLQGTREPPGPDSQWARRPERLGEVCNVGPALVFPNTSTENVVFLRPGFLAGLRALSVCSWVRTASGHLGTLLSYATAENDNKLVLHGRDSLAPGSIHFVIGDPAFRELPLQPLLDGQWHHVCVIWTSLLGRYWLHVDRRLVATGSRFREGYEIPPGGSLVLGQEQDSLGGGFDGSEAFVGSIAGLAIWDRALVPGEVSHLATGKELPPGAILILANAALVGGFVQRVNCTCLELCP; translated from the exons ATGGGCTGCCCCGGAAGGACGACCCTGTCTTTCTTGCTTATTTTTGTGCCCGTATACCTGCATGGAGCTTTGTTGCAGGAAGCCGGGCCTACGGGGCAAAGAAAACCGTTTTTCGAGAGGCTCCGCAGACTGGAGGAACAG TTCCGGAGGTTCCAGGAGGTGACCCTAACACACCTGCAGGCCATCGCCAGCAACTACAACCTGTCCTACAACATCGACGCCCGGTTCCAGAGCTTGGCCCAGGAGAGCCAGGCCTTGGCTCTGGCAGTCAACCAGTCGCAGGCCACTGTGCAGGGCGACCTGGGCCACCTCAAGACCTGGATTCGGAAGACACAGCGCAGAAGCCGGAAGGTGGACTCCCGGCTGCTGGCCTTGGGTGTCGCCCTGAGGGAGAGGAGCCAGCAGCTCAcccaggagaggagggagcaggcggCGCAGAGGGAGGCACTGTCTAGCCTGACCCTGGACATGCGAGCCCTGCAGGACACGCTGGCTCGCCTGACGCACGTTGTCCAGAGCCAGGGCGCCAGGCTGGAGGCTCTCAAGGAGTGGCTTCCTGTGGCTTGCCCTGGCACCACACCCCCTGCCCGGCCTGCGCTGCCAAGCCAAAGCTCCCCGAAGCTGCAGGAGGGCAGGCAGGCGCTCAGAACTTCGCCTGAGCCCCCGGACCTACCTCGGGATTTTGCTGGCCATCTCCAGGGGACGCGGGAGCCGCCAGGCCCAGACAGCCAGTGGGCACGGCGCCCTgagagactgggagaag TCTGCAACGTGGGCCCCGCACTCGTCTTCCCAAACACCTCCACTGAGAACGTGGTCTTCCTCCGCCCCGGCTTCCTGGCGGGCCTGCGGGCCCTGTCTGTCTGCAGCTGGGTCCGGACAGCCTCGGGCCACCTGGGCACCCTCCTCTCCTACGCCACCGCCGAGAATGACAACAAGCTGGTGCTGCACGGCCGCGACTCGCTGGCCCCTGGCTCCATCCACTTTGTGATTGGAGACCCGGCCTTCAGGGAGCTCCCTCTGCAGCCGCTGCTGGACGGCCAGTGGCACCACGTGTGCGTCATCTGGACGTCCCTCCTGGGCAGGTACTGGCTCCACGTGGACCGCAGGCTGGTCGCCACCGGCTCCCGCTTCAGGGAGGGCTATGAGATCCCCCCCGGGGGctccctggtgctgggccaggagcAAGACAGCCTAGGGGGTGGGTTTGATGGCTCTGAGGCCTTCGTGGGAAGCATCGCTGGCCTAGCCATTTGGGACCGAGCGCTGGTCCCCGGGGAGGTCTCACACCTTGCCACTGGCAAGGAGCTCCCGCCAGGTGCCATCCTGATACTGGCCAATGCTGCCCTGGTAGGTGGATTTGTGCAGAGGGTGAACTGCACCTGCCTCGAGCTCTGCCCATGA
- the TELO2 gene encoding telomere length regulation protein TEL2 homolog, whose amino-acid sequence MDPVPSSVRLTVREAVHTLSSSEDGGCIFSTLGSLKRYLGGTENPALPGEQEEFARVHFSAVLRCLVSKLNPDWLGLLPNGQLEELWASFFLEGPADQAFLVLMEALEDTAGLSFRLMKMARLLARFLKAGRMAAVMEGQCRQQAELAFPRLQEALLIKVVGLPDRLGNCLQQENLAEFFPQSYFPLLGEEAVRVLQAVVDSLRGGLDCSVSFVSQVVGKACVYGRQKEILGVLVPRLTALTQGSCLWQRVCWRLVECVPDRAMEAVLTGLVETAPGPQVLARLLGNLVLKSKKARFVMTQKLLFLQYRYPTPVLQSLLGYLAMDSQRRPLLVQALKELMETWGSSSAIRHAPLAQQCYVSKAVLICLAHLGDAELQDSRDELLASLMAGVKCRLDSSLPAVRRLGMVVAEVASARIHPEGPPLKFQYEEDELSCEMLALATPQPAVDSPSEAGSPVAPVAAETPDKQTVEGGVPQVRPQGSDSELDSDDEFVPYDMSGDQELKSGKVPMYVRDCVEALTTSEDWERWEAALRTLEGLVVRNPAATREVSVELAQVLLHLEEKTSVAGFEGLRQRALVAVTVTDPARVAEYLTSQFYAINYSLRQRMDILDVLALAAQELSRPGRLGRTSQCGSPGPTCPPSCAAAPTWRAVVDERIRRKTRRFSKGSSRRGPAGSPNEFNSVAGYFFFPLIQGFDRPLVTFDLLGDDQLVLGRLAHTLGALMYLAVNTTVAVSMGKALLEFVWALRFHGDTYVRRGLLSAVSSVLLSVPAERLLEDLPDELLEARSWLADVAEKDPDEDCRMLAVKALLLLEKLKDKLLPLSPP is encoded by the exons ATGGATCCAGTGCCGTCTTCGGTCCGGCTCACTGTCCGGGAGGCTGTTCACACCCTTTCCTCTTCTGAGGATGGTGGCTGCATCTTCTCCACCCTGGGGTCCCTGAAGCGCTATCTCGGAGGAACGGAGAACCCGGCcctccctggggagcaggaggagttTGCCAGGGTCCACTTTTCAGCCGTTCTCAGATGTCTGGTCAGCAAGCTGAACCCCGACTGGCTGGGGCTGCTGCCCAATGGCCAGTTGGAGGAGTTGTGGGCCAGCTTCTTCCTGGAGGGCCCAGCTGACCAAGCCTTCCTGGTGCTGATGGAGGCCCTTGAGGACACGGCTGG TCTCAGTTTCCGTCTGATGAAGATGGCAAGGCTGCTGGCCCGGTTCCTGAAGGCGGGCAGGATGGCTGCAGTCATGGAGGGGCAGTGTCGGCAGCAGGCGGAGCTGGCCTTTCCTCGGCTCCAGGAGGCGCTCCTAATCAAGGTGGTGGGCTTGCCCGACCGCCTGGGCAACTGCCTGCAGCAGGAGAACCTGGCTGAGTTCTTCCCTCAGAGCTACTTTCCTCTGCTCGGGGAGGAGGCCGTGCGGGTGCTGCAGGCGGTCGTGGACTCTCTCCGAG GCGGCTTAGACTGCTCTGTCTCCTTCGTGTCTCAGGTCGTGGGGAAAGCCTGTGTCTACGGGAGGCAGA AGGAGATCCTGGGTGTGCTGGTGCCCCGGCTGACAGCACTCACCCAGGGCAGCTGCCTCTGGCAGCGGGTCTGCTGGCGCCTGGTGGAATGCGTGCCCGACCGGGCCATGGAGGCCGTGCTGACAGGGCTTGTGGAGACTGCCCCTGG GCCTCAAGTTCTCGCTCGACTGTTGGGGAACCTGGTTTTGAAGAGTAAGAAGGCCCGGTTTGTGATGACCCAGAAGCTTCTGTTCCTGCAGTACCGATACCCG ACGCCTGTGCTGCAGAgcctgctggggtacctggccatgGACAGCCAACGGCGCCCACTCCTCGTACAG GCGCTGAAGGAGCTCATGGAGACGTGGGGCAGCAGCAGCGCCATCCGCCACGCACCCCTGGCCCAGCAGTGCTATGTCAGCAAAGCTGTCTTAATCTGCTTGGCGCACCTGGGGGACGCTGAGCTCCAGGACAGCCGGGACG AGCTGCTGGCCAGCCTAATGGCAGGAGTGAAGTGCCGCCTGGACAGCAGTTTACCAGCCGTGCGCCGCCTGGGCATGGTCGTGGCCGAGGTGGCCAGTGCCCGGATCCACCCTGAGGGGCCTCCCCTGAAGTTCCAG TATGAAGAGGATGAACTGAGCTGCGAGATGCTGGCCTTGGCCACCCCGCAGCCCGCTGTGGACAGCCCCTCGGAGGCGGG CTCACCTGTCGCTCCAGTCGCTGCAGAGACCCCTGACAAACAGACTGTAGAGGGTGGAGTCCCGCAGGTGCGGCCACAGGGCTCTGACTCTGAGCTTGACAG CGATGATGAGTTTGTTCCCTATGACATGTCGGGGGACCAAGAGCTGAAGAGTGGCAAGGTGCCCATGTACGTCCGGGACTGCGTGGAAG CCCTGACCACATCCGAGGACTGGGAGCGCTGGGAGGCAGCCCTGCGGACCCTTGAGGGGCTGGTCGTCAGGAACCCGGCTGCCACTCGGGAG GTGAGTGTGGAGCTAGCGCAGGTGCTCCTGCACCTGGAGGAGAAGACGAGCGTGGCGGGATTTGAGGGGCTGCGCCAGAGAGCCCTGGTGGCCGTCACCGTCACAGACCCGGCCCGG GTGGCGGAGTATCTGACCTCACAGTTCTACGCCATCAACTACAGCCTCCGGCAGCGCATGGACATCCTGGAC GTCCtggctctggcagcccaggagctgtCTCGGCCCGGGCGCCTCGGGAGGACTTCCCAGTGTGGCTCCCCGGGCCCCACCTGCCCGCCCAGCTGCGCCGCGGCTCCCACCTGGCGGGCTGTGGTGGACGAGAGGATCAGAAGGAAGACCCGGCGGTTCTCAAAG GGCTCTTCCAGGCGGGGACCTGCTGGCAGCCCCAATGAATTCAACTCCGTGGCTGGCTACTTCTTCTTCCCCCTCATTCAGGGTTTTGACAG GCCTCTGGTGACCTTCGATCTTTTGGGAGATGACCAGTTGGTTCTCGGGAGACTGGCCCACACCTTAGGGGCCCTGATGTACCTGGCTGTGAATACCACG GTGGCGGTGTCAATGGGCAAGGCTCTGCTGGAGTTCGTGTGGGCCCTTCGCTTCCATGGTGACAC CTACGTGCGCCGGGGCTTGCTGTCTGCCGTCTCCTCCGTCCTCCTCAGCGTCCCGGCTGAGCGGCTGCTGGAAGACCTACCAGATGAGCTGCTGGAAGCCCGGTCATGGCTGGCAG ACGTGGCTGAGAAGGACCCGGATGAGGACTGCAGAATGCTGGCCGTGAAGGCACTGCTGCTGCTGGAGAAACTCAAAGACAAGCTCCTCCCACTGTCGCCTCCTTAG